In the Malaclemys terrapin pileata isolate rMalTer1 chromosome 12, rMalTer1.hap1, whole genome shotgun sequence genome, one interval contains:
- the OCSTAMP gene encoding osteoclast stimulatory transmembrane protein produces MLDAWSAYSKPVPSSCSELLTLFLQCCCIAVLTGGLLYNWMFSSLEYPFHLSSAIAVSFSLLLLLILFLVHPVRCMFTIIIPTLGTKQGRRLLLSTCFMIVAVNIIPNIMDNIKTILQVIKCICKNYSDSLLNSTILLGTASTQFGHQVKEVTDNMADNFLTPRNGHFQYAVDHSSSLVREQVLIASQKIKDDFSAVELLVKQALLVANRVAAGFFLFYLLFESAWYLKSYLTNLRFDNIYITKKLEVLAVDKKAAHLLTHSPKKLIRSTGLKLSREEMVVCLVRMMLLTLVLMVTAVIIATDYVAFHLADTTMNEVVQFPTVPITLNIKYNAKISILPFISKIFNGVISGEQSIVNFERTYQQNLTFISADCTIKQPSPPNNFVALAVGMLYCIIYAMLFLETYAQRLCRKISASFFERQEERRVQYLYRALLRKYNKKEQQLQQKLRADL; encoded by the exons ATGTTAGATGCATGGTCTGCCTACTCAAAGCCGGTGCCTTCAAGCTGCAGTGAGCTCCTGACTTTATTTCTTCAGTGCTGCTGCATTGCTGTGCTCACAGGTGGCCTCCTCTATAACTGGATGTTCTCCTCGCTAGAGTATCCATTTCACCTCTCCTCTGCAATTGCTGTTTCCTTCAGTCTGCTACTTCTACTGATCCTCTTCTTGGTGCATCCTGTCCGCTGCATGTTCACCATAATCATACCTACGTTGGGCACTAAACAAGGCCGGAGGCTGCTCTTGTCCACCTGCTTCATGATCGTGGCAGTTAATATCATACCAAACATCATGGACAACATTAAAACCATACTGCAGGTTATTAAATGCATTTGCAAGAATTACTCAGACAGCCTTTTGAACTCAACAATCCTATTGGGAACAGCTTCCACGCAGTTTGGTCACCAAGTCAAAGAAGTCACTGACAACATGGCAGATAACTTTCTGACGCCCAGGAATGGACATTTTCAGTATGCTGTGGATCACAGTAGTTCCTTGGTGAGGGAGCAAGTACTCATCGCTAGTCAGAAGATCAAGGATGATTTCTCTGCTGTCGAATTGCTGGTCAAACAGGCATTGCTGGTAGCCAACAGGGTGGCTGCTGGCTTTTTCCTGTTCTATCTCCTTTTTGAGTCCGCTTGGTATTTGAAAAGCTATCTCACCAACCTCCGATTTGACAACATTTACATCACCAAAAAGCTGGAGGTCTTGGCTGTGGACAAGAAAGCAGCCCATCTGCTGACACACTCACCCAAAAAACTGATCAGATCCACCGGCTTGAAGCTGTCCCGGGAGGAAATGGTGGTGTGCCTGGTGCGCATGATGCTCCTCACTTTGGTCCTGATGGTGACAGCGGTGATCATAGCAACGGACTACGTCGCCTTCCACTTGGCAGATACAACAATGAATGAGGTGGTTCAGTTTCCCACGGTGCCCATAACGCTCAACATTAAATACAAT gcCAAAATAAGCATTCTGCCCTTTATCTCGAAAATTTTCAATGGAGTCATTTCTGGCGAACAATCCATTGTGAACTTTGAAAGAACTTACCAGCAGAATCTGACCTTCATCTCTGCCGATTGCACAATTAAACAGCCAAGCCCCCCAAACAACTTTGTGGCCCTTGCTGTCGGAATGCTCTATTGCATCATCTATGCCATGCTATTTCTGGAAACCTACGCACAACGTTTGTGCCGAAAAATCTCTGCCTCCTTCTTCGAGAGACAAGAAGAGCGGAGAGTCCAGTACCTCTACAGGGCATTATTAAGGAAATACAACAAGAAGGAGCAGCAACTGCAGCAAAAGCTGAGAGCGGATTTGTAA